One window of the Arthrobacter sp. D5-1 genome contains the following:
- a CDS encoding amino acid permease — protein sequence MTNPITDHTVPAQAHASEKALHKEDSGYHKDLKPRQIQMIAIGGAIGTGLFLGAGGRLNAAGPSLVIAYAICGFFAFLILRALGELVLHRPSSGSFVSYAREFYGEKAAFVSGWFYWINWATTTIVDITAAALYMEFFGKYVAWIGAVPQWAWALIALVVVLGLNLVSVKVFGEMEFWFALIKVAALVAFLLVGTYFVIFGTPVEGQEVGFSLIADNGGVFPNGVLPMIILMQGVLFAYASIELIGTAAGETANPEKIMPKAINSVVIRIALFYVGSVILLALLLPYTSYEKGVSPFVTFFGSIGVEGVDVIMNLVVLTAALSSLNAGLYSTGRILRSMSVAGSAPKFAQRMNKAGVPYGGIAITAGVSLLGVPLNYLVPADAFEIVLNVASVGIIVTWATIVLCQMQLKRWADKGWLKRPSFRMFGAPYTGWLSLIFLAAVLIMVFIESPLTMLVTAIACGLMVWGWFLCRKQIHELAATRDGYTGSAPVIANRPLPGGDK from the coding sequence ATGACCAACCCCATCACGGACCACACGGTCCCGGCCCAAGCGCACGCCAGCGAGAAAGCCCTCCACAAGGAGGACTCCGGCTACCACAAGGACCTCAAGCCCCGCCAGATCCAGATGATCGCGATCGGCGGCGCAATCGGTACCGGACTGTTCCTGGGCGCCGGCGGCCGGCTCAACGCAGCTGGCCCCTCCCTCGTTATCGCATACGCAATCTGCGGCTTCTTCGCTTTCCTGATCCTCCGCGCTCTCGGTGAACTGGTTCTGCACCGCCCGTCGTCGGGTTCCTTCGTTTCCTACGCCCGCGAGTTCTACGGCGAAAAGGCAGCCTTCGTTTCGGGCTGGTTCTACTGGATCAACTGGGCCACCACCACCATCGTGGACATCACCGCGGCAGCGCTTTACATGGAGTTCTTCGGCAAATATGTCGCATGGATAGGCGCCGTTCCGCAGTGGGCGTGGGCGCTCATTGCATTGGTTGTGGTGCTCGGCCTCAACCTGGTCTCCGTGAAGGTCTTCGGTGAAATGGAGTTCTGGTTCGCGCTGATCAAGGTGGCAGCACTGGTGGCCTTCCTTCTGGTGGGCACCTACTTCGTCATCTTCGGCACCCCGGTGGAGGGCCAGGAAGTCGGCTTCAGCCTCATTGCAGACAACGGCGGGGTCTTCCCCAACGGCGTGCTTCCCATGATCATCCTCATGCAGGGTGTGCTCTTCGCTTACGCATCGATTGAACTCATCGGCACCGCAGCCGGCGAAACTGCCAACCCGGAAAAGATCATGCCCAAGGCCATCAATTCCGTGGTCATCCGCATCGCCCTCTTCTACGTTGGCTCCGTGATCCTGCTGGCTCTGCTGCTGCCGTACACCTCTTACGAGAAGGGCGTCAGCCCGTTCGTGACGTTCTTCGGTTCCATCGGCGTAGAGGGCGTGGACGTCATCATGAACCTTGTGGTTCTTACCGCAGCACTGTCTTCGCTGAACGCCGGGCTCTACTCCACAGGCCGCATCCTCCGCTCCATGTCGGTGGCCGGCTCTGCCCCGAAGTTCGCCCAGCGCATGAACAAGGCAGGCGTCCCCTACGGTGGCATCGCCATCACGGCCGGCGTGTCCCTCCTCGGTGTTCCGCTGAACTACCTGGTCCCGGCCGACGCTTTCGAGATCGTCCTGAACGTCGCTTCCGTGGGCATCATCGTCACCTGGGCCACCATCGTCCTGTGCCAGATGCAACTCAAACGCTGGGCCGACAAGGGGTGGCTCAAGCGCCCGTCCTTCCGGATGTTCGGCGCCCCCTACACTGGCTGGTTGTCCCTGATCTTCCTGGCGGCCGTGCTGATCATGGTGTTCATCGAGTCCCCGTTGACCATGCTGGTCACCGCGATTGCCTGCGGACTCATGGTCTGGGGCTGGTTCCTGTGCCGCAAGCAAATCCACGAGCTTGCTGCCACCCGCGACGGCTACACCGGCAGCGCGCCCGTGATCGCCAACCGCCCGCTGCCCGGCGGCGACAAGTAA
- a CDS encoding FadR/GntR family transcriptional regulator: protein MAVTDEAISKIKGMLIRGELKAGDRLPPEKELSERLGLSRSSLREAVKALELIRVLDVRRGDGTYVTSLDAKLLNEAVAFVVDLHQDRSILELFEVRRILEPATAHLAAGKMTPEQILALRSTMDGIDENTDVEELVAHDLEFHSIITEAAGNDYLGSLLEALSSSTVRARIWRGLTQEKAVAHTLAEHHAIADALERGDAELVRALVTVHISGVENWLRQAL, encoded by the coding sequence ATGGCTGTCACAGACGAGGCGATCAGCAAGATCAAAGGCATGCTGATCCGCGGGGAACTCAAGGCCGGCGATCGACTTCCGCCGGAGAAGGAACTGAGCGAGCGGCTTGGCCTCTCCAGAAGTTCCCTGCGCGAAGCGGTCAAAGCCCTCGAACTGATCCGTGTGCTGGACGTCCGCCGCGGTGACGGAACCTATGTGACCAGCCTCGACGCCAAGCTGCTTAACGAAGCCGTGGCCTTCGTTGTGGACCTGCACCAGGACAGGTCCATTCTGGAACTCTTCGAGGTCCGACGAATACTGGAACCGGCCACCGCACACTTGGCAGCGGGCAAAATGACGCCTGAGCAAATACTGGCCCTCCGGAGCACCATGGACGGCATCGACGAGAACACGGACGTCGAGGAACTTGTGGCCCATGACCTCGAATTCCACAGCATCATCACCGAAGCCGCAGGAAACGACTACCTCGGCAGTCTCTTGGAGGCCCTGTCCAGCAGCACTGTCCGGGCACGGATCTGGCGCGGACTGACACAGGAAAAAGCTGTGGCCCACACCTTGGCGGAGCACCACGCAATCGCCGACGCGCTGGAGCGGGGCGATGCCGAACTGGTGCGCGCGCTGGTGACGGTGCACATCAGTGGCGTGGAGAACTGGCTGCGGCAGGCGCTCTAA
- a CDS encoding amidohydrolase family protein codes for MIDSHLHLWTVDSFVTGGVRPYGWLGPQHGALYRSFGGDEARETLEAAGVRGAVLVQADDTLADTEAMLAVAAQNPWVLGVVGWVRLDAPDEAAEQLHRFTAQPVFRGVRHLVHDDPRSDFLDLPAVRESLMMVAERRLTFDVPDAYPRHLGSAVRLAREMPELTVVLDHLGKPPLADPQLMDSWRADFSALGREPNSVAKLSGLHLPGTEYTADALRPLFEAALEAFGPERLMIGGDWPVSTLGAPYGRTLDVLLELVSSLSPSEQDAVLEETAIRTYGLAVTPLAEG; via the coding sequence ATGATTGATTCGCATCTGCACCTCTGGACGGTGGATTCCTTCGTCACCGGCGGAGTGCGTCCCTATGGATGGCTCGGCCCGCAGCACGGTGCGCTCTACCGGAGTTTCGGCGGAGATGAAGCCCGCGAGACGCTGGAGGCCGCCGGTGTTCGGGGAGCGGTGCTGGTCCAGGCCGACGATACCCTTGCCGACACCGAAGCCATGCTGGCGGTAGCTGCGCAGAATCCTTGGGTGCTGGGTGTGGTGGGCTGGGTCCGGTTGGATGCACCCGATGAAGCAGCAGAGCAGCTGCACCGCTTCACAGCCCAGCCCGTCTTCAGGGGAGTGCGGCACCTGGTGCACGACGACCCCCGGTCCGACTTCCTGGACCTCCCCGCAGTTCGCGAGTCCTTGATGATGGTGGCAGAGCGCAGGCTCACCTTTGATGTTCCGGATGCGTACCCGCGGCACCTGGGATCTGCGGTCCGACTTGCCCGTGAGATGCCGGAACTGACAGTGGTGCTGGATCACTTGGGAAAGCCACCGCTGGCTGACCCTCAGCTCATGGACTCGTGGCGCGCCGACTTCAGCGCGCTTGGGCGGGAACCGAACTCGGTGGCCAAGCTTTCCGGGCTGCATCTGCCAGGCACTGAATACACCGCGGATGCGTTGCGGCCGCTGTTCGAAGCCGCGTTGGAGGCTTTCGGGCCAGAGCGCTTGATGATCGGCGGCGACTGGCCGGTCAGTACACTCGGGGCTCCTTATGGCAGGACGCTGGATGTGTTGTTGGAATTGGTGTCGTCCCTGAGCCCGTCAGAGCAGGACGCCGTGCTCGAAGAGACCGCGATCCGGACCTACGGTCTGGCAGTCACCCCTCTGGCCGAGGGTTAG
- a CDS encoding aldo/keto reductase: MNSLELGKLGFGGAGIGNLYRAIPDGAALATVLAAWDAGIRYFDTAPHYGLGLSEQRLGAVLRDKPRNEFVISTKVGRLLEPSSGGGQDPEGFDVPAAARRVWDFSEKGIRRSIEESLERLGLDHVDIAYLHDPDVHDLQAGISEALPVLEKLRSEGLVKAIGVGINSAEAALECVDAADLDLVMLAGRYTLLEQPGVPLLDRCVERRTGVVSVGAYNSGLLARPDVAEDAHYNYQQAPPDVLERARRLAAVCRDFGVELPTAALQFPLRHPAVVNVTAGATSPEQVATNASRMEAPVPEELWDALEAAGHD; the protein is encoded by the coding sequence ATGAACTCACTTGAGCTGGGCAAGCTTGGCTTCGGTGGTGCGGGCATTGGGAACCTGTACCGGGCCATTCCGGACGGTGCAGCGCTCGCCACCGTTCTGGCCGCTTGGGACGCCGGCATCCGCTACTTCGATACCGCCCCGCACTACGGGCTTGGCCTCTCCGAACAGCGGCTGGGCGCGGTCCTTCGGGACAAACCACGGAATGAATTTGTCATCTCCACCAAGGTAGGCCGGCTGTTGGAACCGAGCTCCGGCGGCGGGCAGGACCCTGAGGGGTTCGATGTTCCCGCTGCTGCACGTCGAGTGTGGGACTTCTCCGAGAAGGGGATCCGGCGCAGCATCGAGGAGTCACTGGAACGGCTTGGCCTGGACCACGTGGACATTGCCTACCTTCACGATCCCGATGTCCACGATCTCCAAGCCGGCATCTCCGAAGCGTTGCCCGTGTTGGAAAAGCTGCGCTCGGAGGGACTGGTCAAGGCCATTGGCGTGGGTATCAACTCAGCCGAGGCTGCCCTGGAATGCGTCGACGCAGCTGACCTGGATCTGGTGATGTTGGCTGGCCGATACACCTTGCTTGAGCAGCCCGGCGTTCCGCTGCTTGACCGCTGTGTGGAGCGCCGCACCGGCGTCGTCAGCGTGGGTGCCTATAACTCGGGCCTCCTGGCCCGGCCCGATGTCGCCGAGGACGCGCACTATAACTACCAGCAGGCACCGCCGGATGTGCTGGAGCGTGCGCGTCGCCTTGCGGCGGTCTGCCGCGACTTTGGCGTGGAACTTCCGACGGCGGCCCTCCAGTTCCCGCTGCGGCATCCCGCGGTGGTGAACGTGACCGCCGGGGCCACTTCTCCTGAACAGGTGGCCACGAACGCATCGCGGATGGAAGCGCCTGTGCCGGAGGAGCTCTGGGACGCCTTGGAGGCAGCCGGCCATGATTGA
- a CDS encoding L-rhamnose mutarotase gives MAESIALHTKLKPGTADEYADAHAHIPPELVAALKEAGVKNWRIWRSGLDLFHVVDVENYQAMRHALADHPANVPWQARMAELLAVQDDYSGEDAGIQKVWEMP, from the coding sequence ATGGCTGAGAGCATCGCCCTCCACACCAAGCTCAAGCCGGGAACCGCGGACGAATACGCCGACGCCCACGCACACATCCCGCCCGAACTGGTGGCAGCCCTCAAAGAGGCCGGGGTTAAGAACTGGCGGATCTGGCGAAGCGGTCTCGATCTCTTTCATGTGGTGGACGTCGAAAACTACCAAGCCATGCGGCACGCGCTCGCCGACCACCCCGCCAACGTTCCATGGCAGGCGCGGATGGCTGAACTTTTAGCGGTGCAGGATGATTATTCGGGGGAGGATGCGGGTATCCAGAAGGTATGGGAAATGCCATGA
- a CDS encoding alpha-L-fucosidase, protein MIQHAPWFEEARFGMFVHWGLYALPARHEWVMNQEETTVEEYSKYFRRFDPDLYDPREWARAARNAGMKYVVLTTKHHDGFCLWDSALTDYKATNTPAGRDLISPFVEALRAEGLKVGFYHSLIDWHHPDFTVDGVHPQRNAADVESLNAGRDMDRYRQYLHGQVRELLTNYGTIDYLFFDFSYTGGHQEEYWGGKGRKDWDSEALLAMVRELQPAIVVNDRLEIPGDLVTPEQYQPAGPMMVDGEPVTWEACQTLNGSWGYDRDNLNYKPVDLLIRMLVDGVSKGGNLLLNVGPTGRGSLDPRALGSLEGIGEWMKLHSRAIYGAGASSYPAPTDTRYTQRGDKLYVHLFAWPFEYVHLPDLAGKVEYAQLLNDASEVFLRELDPAQQAMNMTPGGQPPGTLTIKLPVQKPDVAVPVLELFLKPSALRKESAHG, encoded by the coding sequence TTGATCCAGCACGCACCTTGGTTCGAGGAAGCACGCTTTGGCATGTTCGTGCATTGGGGCCTCTACGCCCTTCCAGCACGCCACGAGTGGGTGATGAACCAAGAGGAAACAACGGTGGAGGAGTACTCCAAGTACTTCCGGCGCTTCGATCCGGACCTTTACGACCCCCGCGAGTGGGCCCGGGCAGCCCGCAACGCCGGGATGAAGTACGTGGTCCTCACCACCAAGCACCACGACGGCTTCTGCCTGTGGGATTCCGCCCTGACGGACTACAAAGCCACCAACACTCCCGCCGGCCGCGACTTGATCAGCCCCTTTGTTGAAGCGCTCCGGGCCGAGGGATTGAAGGTCGGTTTCTACCACTCACTCATCGACTGGCACCACCCCGACTTCACTGTGGACGGGGTCCATCCCCAACGCAACGCGGCCGACGTCGAAAGCTTGAATGCCGGCCGCGACATGGACCGATACCGCCAGTACCTGCATGGCCAGGTGCGTGAGCTCCTCACTAATTACGGCACTATCGACTACCTCTTCTTCGACTTCTCCTATACAGGCGGACACCAAGAGGAATACTGGGGCGGCAAAGGCCGGAAAGACTGGGACTCGGAAGCCTTGCTCGCCATGGTGCGGGAGCTGCAGCCAGCCATTGTGGTCAACGACCGGCTGGAAATCCCGGGAGACCTGGTCACACCTGAGCAGTACCAGCCAGCCGGTCCCATGATGGTCGACGGCGAACCGGTCACCTGGGAGGCCTGCCAGACGTTGAATGGCAGCTGGGGCTATGACCGGGACAACCTGAATTACAAGCCCGTTGACTTGCTGATCCGCATGCTGGTGGATGGCGTGTCCAAGGGCGGCAACCTGTTGCTCAACGTGGGCCCCACAGGAAGGGGCAGCCTGGATCCGCGGGCGCTGGGTTCGCTGGAGGGCATTGGCGAATGGATGAAGCTGCACTCGCGCGCCATCTACGGGGCCGGAGCTTCGTCCTATCCCGCACCGACGGATACCCGCTACACGCAGCGTGGTGACAAGCTGTACGTCCATCTCTTCGCGTGGCCCTTCGAGTACGTCCACCTGCCGGACCTCGCCGGCAAGGTGGAATACGCCCAGTTGCTGAATGACGCCTCGGAGGTGTTCCTGCGGGAACTGGATCCCGCCCAACAGGCCATGAACATGACCCCGGGCGGCCAGCCACCCGGAACGCTCACCATCAAGCTGCCCGTTCAAAAACCCGACGTGGCGGTGCCAGTGCTGGAACTTTTCCTGAAACCGTCAGCCCTCCGGAAAGAGTCCGCCCATGGCTGA
- a CDS encoding L-fuconate dehydratase, producing MSTITAMDTFDIRFPTSLELDGSDAMNPDPDYSAAYLIIRTDAGDGHEGHGFVFTIGRGNEVETAAINALRDHLLGADVETLLADMGATWKLLAHDSQLRWLGPEKGVMHMAIGAVVNALWDLKAKRAGLPLWELLAGMTPEELVALVDFRYLTDALTPAEALGILRAAEPGREARKAALRAEGYPAYTTTPGWLGYSEGKLARLAKEAVADGFTQIKLKVGASLEDDIRRVRTAREAVGPDIRIALDANQRWDVQEAIDWMAHLAPYDIAWIEEPTSPDDILGHAAIARGVAPIPVATGEHVQNRVVFKQMLQAGSLQVLQIDAARVAGVNENIAILLLAAKFGVRVCPHAGGVGLCEAVQHLSMLDFVAVSGTKEGRTIEFVDHLHEHFTTPVDVHSGAYWPPSNPGAGNEMLRETLAAYSFPNGPVWKESR from the coding sequence ATGAGCACCATCACTGCAATGGATACGTTCGATATCCGCTTTCCAACATCCCTTGAGCTGGATGGCTCTGACGCCATGAATCCGGACCCGGACTACTCTGCGGCATACCTGATCATCCGCACTGACGCCGGGGACGGACACGAGGGCCACGGCTTTGTGTTCACCATCGGCCGGGGGAACGAGGTGGAAACGGCGGCGATCAACGCGCTCCGCGATCACCTCCTCGGCGCTGATGTTGAGACGCTGCTGGCTGACATGGGGGCCACGTGGAAGCTGCTGGCCCACGATTCGCAGCTCCGTTGGCTGGGTCCCGAAAAGGGTGTCATGCACATGGCCATCGGAGCCGTGGTCAATGCGCTGTGGGATTTGAAGGCCAAACGTGCCGGGCTGCCACTCTGGGAACTCTTGGCAGGAATGACGCCCGAAGAGCTCGTGGCCCTGGTGGACTTCCGCTACCTCACGGACGCCCTTACTCCCGCGGAGGCGCTGGGCATTCTTCGGGCGGCTGAACCTGGCAGGGAAGCCCGGAAGGCGGCACTTCGCGCCGAGGGTTACCCCGCATACACCACGACGCCGGGCTGGCTGGGGTACAGCGAGGGGAAACTGGCGCGGCTGGCCAAGGAAGCCGTTGCAGATGGTTTCACCCAGATCAAGTTGAAGGTGGGGGCCTCCCTGGAGGACGACATCCGCCGTGTACGGACTGCCCGTGAAGCAGTGGGTCCCGACATCAGGATTGCCCTGGATGCCAACCAGCGCTGGGATGTCCAGGAAGCCATCGACTGGATGGCCCACCTTGCCCCGTATGACATTGCCTGGATTGAGGAGCCCACCAGCCCGGACGACATCCTGGGCCACGCCGCCATCGCCCGCGGGGTAGCCCCGATTCCCGTGGCCACCGGCGAACACGTGCAGAACCGGGTGGTGTTCAAACAGATGCTGCAGGCCGGATCACTGCAGGTCCTGCAGATCGATGCCGCCCGGGTAGCAGGGGTGAACGAGAACATCGCCATCCTCCTGCTCGCTGCGAAGTTCGGCGTCAGGGTGTGCCCGCATGCCGGTGGCGTTGGCTTGTGTGAGGCCGTTCAGCACCTGTCCATGCTGGACTTCGTTGCCGTGTCCGGCACCAAGGAAGGCAGGACCATCGAGTTCGTGGATCATCTCCATGAACACTTCACCACTCCCGTGGACGTCCACAGCGGCGCCTACTGGCCGCCGTCGAACCCTGGCGCCGGAAACGAAATGCTCCGTGAAACACTGGCCGCGTACAGCTTTCCGAACGGCCCCGTATGGAAGGAATCCCGTTGA
- a CDS encoding fumarylacetoacetate hydrolase family protein, with protein MTLKFARLGTAGNEQPAVIAQDADGTEKYFSLTPLTQDIDGGFLASDGIERTREALNSGDLPEISPAGLRIGAPVARPGAVVAIGLNYTAHAAESGATPPEVPVVFLKPTNTIAGPFDAAPIPPSSEKYDWEVELAIVIGREASYLSSVPEAEACIAGYAVANDLSERDYQIPGAAGQWTKGKSLPCSTPLGPWLVPASEIDASNLRLQTLVNGEARQDSSTSDMIFDPATIVHHLSQYMVLEPGDVIITGTPEGVALSGRFPFIQPGDVVELDIEGLGRQRQEYFRAQAGSATGGQAGAAAPAHVNA; from the coding sequence ATGACCTTGAAATTCGCCAGGCTGGGTACGGCCGGAAACGAACAACCGGCCGTCATCGCCCAGGACGCCGACGGCACCGAGAAATACTTCAGCCTCACGCCCTTGACCCAGGATATCGACGGCGGATTCCTCGCCTCGGATGGCATCGAGCGCACCCGGGAAGCCCTGAACAGCGGGGATCTTCCCGAAATTTCCCCTGCGGGCCTGCGCATCGGTGCGCCGGTTGCCCGCCCGGGTGCAGTAGTGGCCATCGGCCTCAACTACACCGCCCATGCTGCCGAGTCCGGTGCCACACCGCCCGAGGTTCCCGTGGTCTTCCTCAAGCCCACCAACACCATCGCCGGACCGTTCGACGCCGCTCCCATCCCGCCGTCGTCGGAAAAGTACGACTGGGAAGTGGAACTGGCCATCGTGATCGGCCGGGAAGCGTCATACCTTTCATCTGTCCCGGAAGCCGAAGCCTGCATCGCCGGTTACGCCGTGGCGAACGACCTCTCCGAGCGCGACTACCAAATTCCCGGTGCTGCGGGACAGTGGACCAAAGGCAAATCACTGCCCTGCTCCACTCCCCTGGGCCCGTGGCTGGTCCCGGCCTCCGAGATCGACGCAAGCAACCTGCGCCTCCAGACCTTGGTCAATGGTGAAGCCCGCCAGGATTCCAGCACGTCGGACATGATCTTCGACCCGGCCACCATTGTGCACCACCTGAGCCAATACATGGTTTTGGAGCCCGGAGACGTGATCATCACCGGGACCCCCGAGGGCGTTGCACTGTCCGGCCGCTTCCCCTTCATCCAGCCCGGCGACGTCGTGGAGTTGGACATCGAGGGATTGGGACGCCAGCGCCAGGAGTACTTCAGGGCGCAGGCCGGTTCCGCGACAGGCGGTCAGGCCGGCGCAGCCGCTCCCGCCCACGTCAACGCCTGA
- a CDS encoding SDR family oxidoreductase encodes MAAAAPSVGNDFEGLAALVTGGASGIGAAIADRLAAGGAQVAVLDLAPETSPHFGVQCDVADDASVRAAVHAVVEQFGRLDIVINNAGIGAQGDIAANDDDEWLRVLNVNVVGIARVSRAALPYLRESPAAAIVNTCSIAATAGLPQRALYSASKGAVLSLTLAMAADHVREGIRVNCVNPGTADTPWVGRLLDSAADPAGERAALNARQPHGRLVDAAEVAGAVAYLASPLSGSTTGTSLAVDGGMQGLRLRPVQ; translated from the coding sequence ATGGCAGCCGCAGCGCCCTCGGTGGGCAACGACTTTGAGGGCCTCGCGGCCCTCGTCACCGGCGGCGCGTCCGGCATCGGGGCGGCCATCGCGGACCGCCTCGCTGCCGGAGGCGCGCAGGTCGCCGTCCTGGACCTCGCCCCGGAAACCAGCCCGCACTTTGGTGTCCAGTGCGATGTGGCCGATGATGCATCGGTGCGTGCCGCCGTCCATGCCGTTGTGGAGCAATTTGGCCGGCTGGACATCGTGATCAACAACGCCGGAATCGGCGCCCAAGGCGACATTGCCGCTAACGACGACGACGAGTGGCTGCGCGTCCTCAACGTCAACGTGGTGGGCATCGCCCGCGTCAGCCGCGCAGCTCTGCCGTACCTCCGTGAGTCACCGGCAGCAGCGATCGTCAACACCTGCTCCATCGCAGCGACCGCGGGACTGCCGCAACGTGCGCTGTACTCGGCGTCGAAAGGTGCAGTGTTGTCCCTGACGCTCGCCATGGCAGCAGACCACGTCCGTGAGGGGATCCGCGTCAACTGCGTCAATCCCGGCACCGCAGACACTCCCTGGGTGGGACGTCTGTTGGATTCCGCTGCCGACCCCGCCGGCGAGCGCGCCGCCCTCAACGCCCGGCAGCCCCACGGCCGGCTGGTTGACGCCGCTGAGGTGGCCGGTGCCGTCGCGTACCTTGCGAGCCCGCTGTCAGGCTCCACGACGGGAACCTCGTTGGCGGTCGACGGCGGCATGCAGGGTTTGCGGTTGCGTCCGGTGCAGTAG
- a CDS encoding GNAT family N-acetyltransferase, translating to MSNWRIRDFHSSDLDGILHLWESLKADGVEPVYALSEVLASCEKDHAVVAVQGDQVVGAAVGRAAHDQGWIVFLATLTEFRGRGIGTSLLSAVENRMAPHGLNKLSALMPETETRVEAFLGRGFVVKKNLRYFERTIPVQRQELEPLSLLGGRILARDLWENVAGMRREKELLERRLVLPLAEADLADEYGVVPPRAVVLFGPPGTGKTTFAKAIASRLEWPFVEVFPSRLAADPKGLAGALRETFLEIAELEHAVVFIDEVEEIASQRAGDPPSPLQGVTNELLKIIPAFREQPGRLLVCATNFIRALDTAFLRHGRFDYVIPIGLPDVHAREAMWQRFIPATVVDSVDIAQLVERTEGFSPADIEFAARSASQRALEKAVYDDGAALGGSAGAASGAGSNGRKGPVTQDYLDAIGDTRTTVSPEVHQDFLEDIDVLGRV from the coding sequence ATGAGCAACTGGCGCATCAGGGACTTCCACTCATCCGACCTCGATGGCATCCTCCACCTCTGGGAGTCACTCAAAGCCGACGGCGTGGAGCCGGTGTACGCGTTGTCCGAGGTCCTGGCATCGTGCGAAAAGGACCACGCCGTGGTCGCGGTGCAGGGCGACCAAGTGGTGGGCGCCGCCGTCGGACGCGCCGCACACGACCAAGGCTGGATCGTGTTCCTGGCCACGCTGACGGAGTTCCGCGGCCGCGGCATCGGCACCTCGCTGCTGTCCGCCGTCGAGAACCGCATGGCCCCGCACGGCCTCAACAAGCTGTCTGCACTCATGCCTGAAACTGAAACCCGGGTGGAAGCCTTCCTGGGGCGAGGCTTTGTGGTCAAGAAGAACCTGCGCTATTTCGAGCGCACCATACCTGTGCAGCGGCAGGAATTGGAGCCATTGAGCCTGCTCGGTGGCCGCATCCTTGCACGGGATCTGTGGGAGAACGTGGCCGGCATGCGCCGCGAGAAGGAACTGTTGGAACGCCGCCTGGTGCTTCCCCTGGCCGAGGCGGACCTCGCCGACGAATACGGCGTGGTGCCGCCCCGGGCTGTTGTGCTGTTCGGTCCTCCAGGTACGGGAAAGACCACGTTTGCCAAGGCCATTGCGTCGCGGCTGGAGTGGCCGTTCGTAGAGGTCTTCCCGTCGCGCTTGGCCGCTGACCCCAAGGGCCTGGCCGGTGCGCTGCGCGAGACGTTCCTGGAAATCGCCGAACTGGAGCACGCAGTGGTGTTCATCGACGAGGTGGAGGAAATCGCGTCGCAGCGTGCCGGGGATCCGCCGTCGCCGCTGCAGGGCGTCACCAACGAACTCCTCAAGATCATCCCGGCCTTCCGCGAACAACCCGGCCGCCTCCTGGTGTGCGCCACCAACTTCATCCGCGCCTTGGACACCGCATTCCTCCGCCACGGCCGGTTCGACTACGTCATCCCCATCGGCCTCCCGGACGTCCACGCCCGCGAAGCCATGTGGCAGCGTTTCATCCCCGCCACAGTGGTGGACTCCGTGGACATCGCCCAGCTGGTGGAACGGACGGAAGGCTTCTCGCCCGCCGACATCGAGTTCGCGGCCCGCAGCGCCTCCCAGCGTGCCCTGGAAAAAGCAGTGTACGACGACGGCGCTGCTTTGGGCGGTTCAGCCGGCGCTGCGTCCGGGGCCGGGTCCAACGGGCGCAAGGGACCCGTGACGCAGGACTACCTCGACGCGATTGGTGACACGCGCACCACCGTGAGTCCCGAAGTGCACCAGGACTTCCTCGAGGACATCGACGTGCTGGGGCGGGTGTAA